ACAATGATTACGTAATAATTGGGAGGGGATAGAAAGGCAAAGTATGGTGCAGATATAATGCCAATCAAAAAGTACAATACTGTATACTATCGCTACACGATAAAGAAAACCAATGCTGACACATGAGTGTACTTACTAGCTCTAGTGTGATAAAAGTATAAAATTACCTTAATCATCAAAAAAAATGCAAAAATTGGGCGCTTTTTTGCCCATATCTAAAGCACAAATCAAAGTGATTAGTATGTATATCGTAGATGAACTCATACTTCAGCTTATCACTTTAATAAAAAATAAATGAGCTGTAGTGGTGCTCATTTCACAGCAAAGGATTCAAAGAAATTGGATAAAACATACACAGAAGAATGATTAAAAATTGTCTATTGTCCCAATAAATAAAATGATTGCAAATGTTGCCAGTGGTTTTAATGTATACGTAATTTCATACAGTACACGTGGGTGGTTACGTTGCGCATTTACTATTCCTACAATAAAGTGTTGTTTCCTCATTGTGGCATTTCATTGCCGGTGAAAACTAAATGGCTTGCTAATAGGTTCAAGCCCGGCGATACAGTGATAGTGTATCCGGTAAAGCGGTTGAAAGATTATGTGCATTTAACCAATTTGGGAGTGCTTGCAGAGGTTTTAAAAGTTGAACTTTCCAACAAACTATATTTACTATCCTTAAAAGGGCTTAACCGTGTACGGGTTGATAAACGGCATGGGTTGTGGACATGCAGTTATACTATTTTAGATGAAAAAGTACAGGTAAATACGGAAATAACCGAAAGGTTGCGCAAAAAAGCCCAGGAATTGATTTTTTTAATCAATGTCAATGAATCAGATAAGCTTATACATCTTTTAAATTTCATCTCAGATGGGGTACAGCTTTCAGATTTTATTGCCAATTATTTTATACTGGATTATAATGAACGGGTAGCATTGCTCAATAATACAGATGTTACATCGCGAATCAATACAATATTACAGTTGCTTACTGTGCTTATTGATACTATACAGCATAAACGGAGAAGTGAGGGATAATAATGAAAAAGAAAATATACCAGGATGAAGTGTTATATACCATTGCGTGGTCGCCAGTGTATAAATTTGATAAATATTCAATAACCAAAATTATCCCTGAGCTTGCAGGTATTGTTGCAATAATGGAAAAAATCAATGAACAGACGTATCACTATATATTGTTTTATAGTTGCTGGCGTGATGGTATGCGGTTAGGGCTAAAAAATTTACTTGACCCCATTTTTACACGGCATCCAGATCTTGCTAAATCAATGGAAGGCAGGGAACTGTGGTACAAGTACACCGCAGTGGATACCAATCCATTTGATTTACAGGACATACTGTGGTGGCTTATACAGAACTATGAACCTGAACTCAATGATATAGCCAATTATGAGGACTCCAGGCGCTATAAAAATATATATGTGCGTGAAATGGAATTAGGCAAGGAAACAGTTGTTGAACGCCTGCCAAAATTTGGATTTTAATTTGAAAGCTTAACAGTATCCAGTGTGTATATATGGCTTATATTCTGTTTCAGGGCAAAAAATTCCAGGATAAACTTTAACCGTGCAGCAGCATCAAGTGGTGATGCTGAAATGGTGTCAATACGTGCTAAAAATTGTTGCATCCTTCGTACATTCTGAGTACGCTTATCTTTGTCAGTCTCAAAGATATCCTTTTTAAATAAAAGGTATGTTTCGTATATAGCTTTAATTATATTTTCGTTTTCTATAAGATAGGCAATATACAGATTGGTATCTGAGTTGTGAACATTGCGGGTGAAAAATTTAAGTAAAGGTAAAATGACATCAGGGTAAAGGTGTTCGTTAATAAGCTCTTTAACTTTTGCTTCAAGTTCTGAGTCTATCATGCGCTTTGTGGGATATGCCAGGTGAATAATAAATGGATTTCCCCGCTGTACTTTGCTGTACACAAAATCTAAGAAGCGGTCAAGTGAATCCTTGCGCTCCATATCAAGCTCGCCAAATGCGCCATCTAAAATATCCTGTGCAATATCCTCAAGGGGGCGGCGCTCTTTTAAAAGCGTTTCAATATCCTTTATTTTCTTTTCCTGTTCCATAGTTAAAACCGCTTAAGTACCGACAATCGTATTGCTTCTTTAAGCTGTTTGTCACTGTTGTATTCATACACATTGACAACAGCACTTACCAGAGAATACTGGTAAAAAGTAAAACCGGCAAGCCCAAAAAATACAAGCTGAAAATTATCATCATGTTTATATCCACTGTATGCAAGGGCTGCACAA
The sequence above is a segment of the Spirochaetota bacterium genome. Coding sequences within it:
- a CDS encoding LON peptidase substrate-binding domain-containing protein, with protein sequence MRIYYSYNKVLFPHCGISLPVKTKWLANRFKPGDTVIVYPVKRLKDYVHLTNLGVLAEVLKVELSNKLYLLSLKGLNRVRVDKRHGLWTCSYTILDEKVQVNTEITERLRKKAQELIFLINVNESDKLIHLLNFISDGVQLSDFIANYFILDYNERVALLNNTDVTSRINTILQLLTVLIDTIQHKRRSEG